Proteins co-encoded in one Candidatus Paracaedibacteraceae bacterium genomic window:
- a CDS encoding MFS transporter, whose protein sequence is MTELSRKIFGIPRAWIVVSSGALFYCYQFILRVAPNVLKDDWSRYFSLDASDFGQLISLYSWSYAAVQLPLGVMLDRFGAGRIIVIASTLCALSCFILTMTDSTVVAGIAMLLMGLGSAAGFLGSIKLGTTWFPPSQLAKVVALTLVFGTVGASIGGSPLSAVATTYGWQYAVNILGFVGLAISAIIFLAVGRHGEPHTYQPSEDLLHGVLKVIKKPQAWLIATYGMLMYAPITIMGTAWGVPFIKSVYEIPETVAATLTTALFIGAAVGSPVFALYSDKIQRRLPPMMLGVSMSLLINALVILVPNIPLLMMYVLFFGIGFCYTAKSLSFTSICEIMPPSSSAVAVGFLNTITMATGALFHPLVGRLLDHHWNGTVIDDVNIYSQWDYRFALAIVPVCMLFGVVVVRFIKETHHAHKLTPAEESAATLSSLE, encoded by the coding sequence TTGACTGAACTATCAAGAAAAATATTTGGTATTCCACGAGCGTGGATTGTTGTCTCAAGTGGTGCTTTGTTTTATTGTTATCAATTTATACTTCGTGTTGCCCCTAACGTTTTAAAAGACGATTGGTCTCGTTATTTTTCATTAGATGCCAGTGATTTTGGTCAGTTGATCTCTCTTTATTCGTGGTCCTATGCTGCTGTTCAATTACCTTTAGGGGTTATGCTTGATCGATTTGGTGCAGGTCGAATCATTGTGATAGCCTCGACCTTGTGCGCCCTCTCTTGTTTTATTTTAACAATGACTGACTCAACGGTTGTTGCTGGTATCGCCATGCTTTTAATGGGGTTGGGCTCTGCTGCTGGATTTTTAGGGAGTATTAAACTTGGGACAACATGGTTTCCTCCATCTCAACTTGCAAAAGTTGTCGCATTGACCCTTGTTTTTGGGACAGTTGGTGCCAGTATCGGAGGATCTCCCCTGTCTGCTGTGGCAACAACTTATGGTTGGCAATATGCTGTTAATATCCTTGGTTTTGTTGGCTTAGCTATATCGGCAATTATTTTTCTGGCTGTAGGGCGTCATGGCGAGCCGCATACGTATCAACCATCAGAAGATTTGTTGCATGGTGTACTCAAAGTCATTAAAAAGCCTCAGGCTTGGCTTATCGCTACTTATGGCATGTTAATGTACGCTCCAATCACAATTATGGGAACAGCTTGGGGCGTTCCGTTTATCAAATCAGTTTATGAGATTCCAGAAACGGTTGCAGCGACTTTGACGACAGCTCTCTTTATTGGCGCTGCTGTTGGGAGTCCTGTTTTTGCTCTTTATTCCGATAAGATTCAACGTCGTCTACCGCCGATGATGCTGGGTGTTTCCATGAGTTTACTCATTAATGCCTTGGTTATTCTTGTTCCGAATATTCCTTTGCTGATGATGTATGTTTTGTTTTTTGGGATTGGTTTTTGCTATACAGCAAAATCACTATCTTTTACGTCCATCTGTGAGATTATGCCACCATCATCGAGTGCAGTGGCTGTTGGGTTTTTAAATACAATTACCATGGCAACGGGTGCTCTTTTCCATCCGCTGGTTGGGCGTTTATTAGATCATCATTGGAATGGGACTGTCATTGATGATGTGAATATTTACAGCCAATGGGATTATCGATTTGCTTTGGCAATTGTTCCTGTTTGCATGTTGTTTGGTGTTGTTGTTGTTCGATTTATCAAGGAAACACACCATGCTCATAAATTGACCCCAGCTGAAGAATCAGCTGCTACTTTAAGCTCTTTGGAGTAA
- a CDS encoding class II aldolase/adducin family protein produces MSVHKLKPPSPEEQVIREELTDCYHLAAKMGWTDSIFTHFTARVPGEEAFLINAFGLNFEEVTPANLVKVTLEGDVISPEGSFINKAGYTLHSAIHEARPEVNCILHTHTPHGVALSMLEDGLGVYSQHSCRFYQRIAYHEYSGILFDHSEKNRLITSLGDRDTLILRNHGLVTMGETIGDAFFVMYNLEHSARTQLMAMATGQKLTQITPDVAGYTSNQMNHSNHYVIDDLAWQAFRRWLTLDKNSLTSNK; encoded by the coding sequence ATGAGTGTCCATAAATTGAAACCCCCCTCTCCTGAAGAACAGGTTATTCGTGAAGAATTGACAGATTGTTATCATTTAGCAGCAAAAATGGGATGGACAGATTCTATTTTTACCCATTTTACAGCCAGAGTTCCTGGGGAAGAAGCTTTTTTAATTAATGCTTTTGGTTTGAATTTTGAAGAGGTTACACCGGCAAACCTTGTCAAAGTAACTCTAGAGGGTGATGTCATTTCTCCGGAAGGCAGTTTTATTAATAAAGCAGGCTATACATTGCATAGTGCTATTCACGAGGCACGACCCGAAGTTAATTGTATTCTTCATACTCATACGCCTCATGGGGTGGCCTTATCAATGTTGGAAGATGGGCTGGGTGTTTATTCACAACATTCCTGTCGATTCTATCAACGAATTGCGTATCACGAATATTCGGGTATTTTATTTGATCATTCTGAAAAAAACCGGTTGATTACATCCTTGGGAGACCGAGATACGTTGATCTTAAGAAATCACGGATTGGTTACTATGGGCGAGACAATTGGTGATGCGTTTTTTGTAATGTATAACTTGGAGCATTCAGCCAGAACACAGTTAATGGCCATGGCAACCGGTCAGAAATTAACACAGATTACCCCAGATGTAGCGGGTTATACATCCAACCAAATGAACCATTCCAATCATTACGTGATTGATGATCTGGCATGGCAAGCATTTCGACGCTGGTTAACCTTAGACAAAAATAGTTTGACATCAAATAAATAA
- a CDS encoding serine protease: MPQKLLIALLLSSLSQIHATETAISQPLQEEQPVDSKGKKRILDLVRKGVVVIDVKTYANVDANERVSWAGSGFIVDRDKGIIATNKHVAGDMTVSTYSVKFSDGSSAEAKHIPFATLGDYAFLKVNPEKLPKTAIALEFSQKPISVNDTVYSMGNSARDEFSTFKGTVYSIFENLGPYGEQSFSFSGLTVGGASGSPIFDDLGKVVGIVYGGKFTSGSGLPISYIQDALVALKQDKIPEIYTTGAVPGYGSLSDYEKAGILSKEAIATYKEKFPDSHNKIAVIQGTVKGTKASESIEIGDVLWSVNGDLVGPNLYDFEKIVNHAQGKEITLGIYQNGKLLDVKVTPTLLSTSPYKKFVSFADVTWFEGNEYVKYLFGEQKPGVFVMGMGQTSPFKSITKGEVFSHPFFPSSRLFMIRELDGKKVSSLEELQKIIPELNKKKTFTVRFVDYQGSIGLGSFSSMDRQERMAIITYEGKFDSPKLYTFNDKSLEWDSKEIE, encoded by the coding sequence ATGCCACAAAAATTGTTAATTGCTCTTTTATTGTCTTCTTTGTCCCAGATACATGCAACCGAAACAGCAATTTCTCAACCGTTACAAGAGGAACAACCAGTTGATTCAAAAGGAAAAAAAAGAATCCTAGACCTTGTTCGCAAGGGTGTTGTTGTCATTGATGTTAAAACCTATGCGAATGTTGATGCCAATGAGCGGGTTTCTTGGGCTGGTAGCGGATTCATTGTTGATCGTGATAAAGGCATAATTGCTACCAATAAACACGTCGCTGGCGACATGACAGTCAGCACCTATTCTGTTAAATTTTCAGACGGTTCATCAGCAGAGGCTAAACACATCCCATTTGCAACATTAGGGGACTATGCCTTTTTAAAAGTTAATCCGGAAAAACTACCCAAAACAGCCATTGCTCTAGAATTTTCTCAAAAACCCATTAGTGTTAATGATACGGTTTATTCTATGGGAAATTCGGCACGCGATGAGTTTTCTACCTTCAAAGGAACTGTGTATAGTATTTTTGAAAACCTTGGCCCTTATGGCGAGCAATCCTTTAGTTTTTCAGGTCTTACGGTTGGCGGGGCCAGCGGGTCGCCAATTTTTGATGATCTAGGAAAAGTTGTTGGTATTGTTTACGGCGGAAAATTCACCTCTGGATCGGGCCTACCCATTAGTTATATTCAAGATGCTCTAGTCGCTCTAAAGCAAGATAAGATTCCAGAAATTTACACAACCGGTGCTGTCCCTGGTTACGGATCATTGTCAGATTATGAAAAAGCAGGGATCCTATCAAAAGAAGCTATTGCAACATACAAAGAGAAATTTCCTGATTCTCACAATAAAATTGCTGTTATTCAAGGGACAGTTAAGGGAACAAAGGCAAGCGAATCTATTGAAATTGGGGATGTTTTGTGGTCAGTCAACGGGGACCTTGTTGGGCCAAACCTGTATGACTTTGAAAAAATTGTTAATCATGCCCAAGGTAAGGAAATTACTTTAGGGATTTACCAAAATGGTAAGCTTCTGGATGTTAAAGTAACCCCAACACTTTTATCTACCTCACCCTATAAAAAGTTTGTTTCTTTTGCTGATGTAACTTGGTTTGAAGGAAATGAATATGTTAAATATTTGTTTGGTGAACAAAAACCAGGTGTTTTTGTCATGGGTATGGGACAAACATCACCATTTAAGTCTATAACCAAAGGTGAAGTTTTTAGCCACCCCTTTTTTCCATCATCTCGCCTCTTCATGATTCGTGAACTGGATGGCAAAAAAGTTTCAAGTCTTGAAGAGCTCCAAAAAATAATCCCGGAACTTAATAAGAAAAAAACATTTACTGTTCGCTTTGTTGATTATCAAGGATCAATAGGACTCGGGAGTTTTTCAAGTATGGATCGGCAAGAACGTATGGCGATCATTACCTATGAGGGTAAATTTGATTCACCCAAGCTCTATACCTTTAATGATAAGTCACTCGAATGGGATTCAAAAGAGATTGAATAA
- a CDS encoding glycosyltransferase family 4 protein, with translation MKLALFISSLGSGGAERVISDLANHWTQCGHDVHLITFASRDEIPFYPLDEKITIHPLNLLAETLSIFKRFVNIINRLIVIRRTVKFLKPDRILSFVDITNITVLMATLGLKIPVVVSERIDPHFHNISNLYKRLRLFFYPKADKIIAQTRNAADYFDLKNKMIIQNIVPMPLHKKSAWGSMINIICVGRLSLQKNHDWLIRVFEKVGFLPPNTSLTIYGEGPERANLERLIRQLKLEDRIFLPGAVKNIQEKLAEADLFIFPSRYEGFPNALCEAMAVGLPVIASNCTGNIDVVEDGCNGLLFPIGNEEALINHMKILCDDAGLREKLGKKAMEISDTYSPEKIYRLWDETVIKLTEFNKF, from the coding sequence ATGAAATTAGCCCTATTTATATCCTCTCTCGGATCTGGTGGAGCAGAGCGTGTTATATCTGACCTTGCGAATCATTGGACTCAGTGTGGTCACGATGTGCACTTAATCACTTTTGCGTCCCGTGACGAAATACCATTTTACCCATTGGATGAAAAAATCACAATTCACCCTTTGAACTTATTAGCCGAAACATTGTCAATATTTAAGAGATTTGTTAATATAATCAATCGATTAATCGTCATAAGACGAACGGTTAAGTTTCTCAAACCAGACAGAATCCTATCTTTTGTCGATATTACCAATATCACTGTTTTAATGGCAACTTTGGGGCTTAAAATACCTGTGGTTGTATCAGAGCGGATAGACCCCCATTTTCACAATATTTCTAATTTATACAAAAGGTTGAGACTATTTTTTTATCCTAAAGCTGATAAAATTATTGCTCAGACTCGAAATGCTGCTGATTATTTTGATCTGAAAAATAAAATGATAATACAAAATATCGTCCCTATGCCGTTACACAAAAAATCTGCTTGGGGTTCTATGATTAACATTATCTGTGTTGGTAGGCTTAGTTTGCAGAAGAATCATGACTGGCTCATCCGTGTATTTGAGAAAGTTGGATTTTTACCTCCCAATACAAGCCTCACCATTTATGGTGAAGGCCCCGAGCGTGCAAATCTTGAAAGGTTAATTCGTCAACTAAAATTAGAAGATCGTATTTTTCTGCCGGGTGCTGTTAAAAATATCCAAGAAAAATTAGCTGAAGCTGACCTTTTTATTTTTCCGTCGCGGTATGAAGGGTTTCCTAATGCTTTGTGTGAAGCAATGGCCGTGGGTTTACCCGTTATTGCTTCTAACTGTACTGGTAATATTGACGTGGTTGAGGATGGTTGTAATGGGTTGCTGTTTCCAATTGGTAACGAAGAAGCACTAATAAATCATATGAAAATTCTATGTGATGATGCTGGGTTACGTGAAAAGTTAGGGAAAAAAGCTATGGAGATTTCGGACACTTATAGCCCTGAAAAAATATATAGGCTTTGGGATGAAACCGTAATAAAATTAACTGAGTTTAATAAATTTTAG